The segment TGTATCCTTTAATAACGACATGCAAATATTTCACAATTTTCAAAATTCTTAACCAGCTCTTACCTCTCCAGACGCACGCCTCCTGTGATCGGGGACCACCAGAGTATTCCCATTGCTGCCCGGGACTATAGTAGAACCTATACTCATTCTGGGTCCAACTAACATGTACCGTTTGTCTCCAGATCTGTACTGGATGCTGTGGCAAAGTGTCCCGTCATAGTTCGTGTCTTGTAAATACTTGGGGGAATAGTCTGGAGTTTTAGAACACTGCATTACAATCAACACGATGATGCTGACCAGGAAAAGAGTGGACACTGATCCCAAAGTGATTATCAAATAGAATGTAACATTGTTCTCATCATCTTCTTTGACTGAGCTTTTAACATCAGAGGCGGCAAAAGCCTCTTTGGGCTCCACTGCGTTGATGATCACAGTAGCTGTAGCTGAGAGTGAAACGTTCCCATTGTCTTTGACCAGTATGACCAGTTTATGTTCAGCCTCGTCTGTCTCTGTGAAGGACCGAAGTGTCCTTATTTGTCCTGTGTAGCGGTCCAGAGAAAAGAGACTGTGGTCACTAACTTCCTGCAGTGAAAACAACAACCAGCCGTTATATCCTATATCTGCGTCATAGGCTCTCACTTTAGTCACCAAATGTCCTGCGTTCACATTACGGGGAATCTCCTCCACACCTTCAGCAGAACCGTTAGCGCTGACTGGATACAAGATCACTGGAGCGTTGTCGTTCTGATCCAGAATGAACACATTCACGGTGACGTTGCTGCTTAGCAATGGAGTTCCAGAGTCTGTTGCTACAACTTGGAATTGGAATGTTTTCAAAGTTTCAAAGTCAAAACTTTTAAGCGCGGAAATGTGTCCATTATCAGAATTTACATTCAGGAAAGATGCCATATCATTCGGCTTGCTCTCTCCTCTAACTATGTGATAGGAGATTGCTGCGTTTTCATTCATGTCTTTATCAGAAGCGCTTACAGAGAATATTGACGCACCAGGAGCATTGTTTTCCAACATATAAAGTTCAAGAGGATTTTGAGAAAATTCTGGTCTGTTATCGTTCACATCTGATATCTGGACGCTCAGAGTTTTGAACGAGGACAGAGGAGGCTGACCACAGTCAGTGGCTGTTATCGTTATGTCATAGTAAGACACGAGCTCCCTATCCAGTTTATGTTTAGTCACTAAAGAGAAAATATTATCCTGGTATGATGGCTTTAACTCGAAGGGCACGTCG is part of the Osmerus eperlanus chromosome 13, fOsmEpe2.1, whole genome shotgun sequence genome and harbors:
- the LOC134032824 gene encoding protocadherin alpha-8-like; this translates as MGDGGQKRRREYWCVALRFILLLCFGEQVSAQIRYSIPEEVKVGSVVGNVAKDLGLDITTLTDRQFRIVSGSNDDLFNVNQNNGALYVHENIDREVLCDGHGACLVNLKMVLENPLEIHYVGVEISDVNDNLPRFVEKEKTFEIYESTPPGKRFQLPAALDPDVGINTVRSYKINHNEHFDMQMREIGNAKIPFLVLQKPLDREKQPEHCFILTAVDGGSPARSGTLNITITVLDSNDNPPIFNQEMYSVTLPENVEVGTVVVKVKATDLDEGVNGEVEYSFGSELDHKVYDVFNLDKATGIIRMKGQVNFEDVDVYNLDVHATDKGQPPMSTDCRILIRILDLNDNKPEIEVTSLSNMLSEDSKPGTVVSLISVSDKDSGINGKVVCTLSGDVPFELKPSYQDNIFSLVTKHKLDRELVSYYDITITATDCGQPPLSSFKTLSVQISDVNDNRPEFSQNPLELYMLENNAPGASIFSVSASDKDMNENAAISYHIVRGESKPNDMASFLNVNSDNGHISALKSFDFETLKTFQFQVVATDSGTPLLSSNVTVNVFILDQNDNAPVILYPVSANGSAEGVEEIPRNVNAGHLVTKVRAYDADIGYNGWLLFSLQEVSDHSLFSLDRYTGQIRTLRSFTETDEAEHKLVILVKDNGNVSLSATATVIINAVEPKEAFAASDVKSSVKEDDENNVTFYLIITLGSVSTLFLVSIIVLIVMQCSKTPDYSPKYLQDTNYDGTLCHSIQYRSGDKRYMLVGPRMSIGSTIVPGSNGNTLVVPDHRRRASGEVRAG